One Candidatus Methylomirabilota bacterium genomic window, TCAGCGGTTCGTCGCCGCCGGCCGGCCCGGCAAGCTCGCGGTGACGGCCGCGATGCGAAAGCTCCTCGTCATGCTCAACGCCATCCTCCGCGACAGACGCCCATGGCAACCCGCTTGACTCCCGAGACAGTCGCTCAGTTCTTGGGTCGAATCGCGTCCGCGGTGCCCTGGATGAAGGCCTTGATCTTCTCCAGCTGCTCCGGCGTGATCTTGCCGGTGAAGTCCGGCATACCCACCGCCATGGTCGGGCCGCGGTAGACGAACTTGTCCATGTTGCTGATCACGTCGGCGGACGAGTAGCCCAGGTTCTTGATGTTGCCTCCGCGATCCACACCGGGGACGCCGTGGCAGAACACGCAGTTGCTCACGTAGAGCAGCGTGCCCTCCTGCACGTGGGCGGGGTCGTACTTCACGCCCTGGACGAGCGCGCCCTGCTGATACTCGACGAAGGCCGGCGGCCGCGCATTGCTGCCGATAGCGAAGGTGTAGACGGTGCCCGGCCCGCGCCGCTCGGTCGCGCGGTGCATGACCCCGTACACGCCGCCCCAGCCCACCGCCACCGAGACGTACTGCCGGCCGTCCACGAAGTAGGTGATCGGTCCCGCCACCACGCCGGTGCCGGTGGCGCTCTCCCAGAGCTTGTCCCCGGTGGTGGCGTTGTAGGCGATGAAGCGCCCGTCCGCCGTGCCCTGGAACACGAGATTGCCCGCGGTGGTGAGCGTGCCCCCGTTCCACGGCGAGACGTGCTCCTGGCGCCACGCTTCCTTCTGATTGACGGGGTCCCACGCGACGAGGCGCCCGAAGGGCT contains:
- a CDS encoding IS110 family transposase, yielding QRFVAAGRPGKLAVTAAMRKLLVMLNAILRDRRPWQPA